CGCGATGCCGACGAGCAGCGGGTCGACGCTCACGTGTGAGTCCTCCGAGGGCGGAACTACGCCGTGGCCGTGCTTCGGTCCCGTGCTTGCGAGTGCACGCCATAGAGCGAACCGACGCGGCGGGAAACCGGTAGCCATGGACGCTCCGCGAACGCGCTGTGGCTACGAGTACGACGTCAGCGCCGTCTCGGGGCCGGGGGCAGCGAGTTGCTGGCGGCCGGTCTGGGCGGACCACGAGCGATGCATCTGGCACGCGAACGCGACCGACAAGACACCGGCCGCGTTCGCCGAGGCGCACCCGGTGCGGGGCGAACGGCTCGACGGCGCCATCCTCCGTGGCGTCTCGCTCCCGGACGTCCGGTGGTTCGCCGACTGTAGCCTCGTCGGCGCGGACTTCACCGACGCGGCGCTCCCCGGTGCCTGCTTCGACGACGCGGACCTTCGACGGGCGGACTTTCGAGACGCGGACCTCCACGGCGCGACGTTCGTCGACGCGAACGTCGAGGACGCGCTGTTCGTCTACGCGGACGTTCGGGATGCCGCGTTCGAAGGGGCCCGCCTCTACCGCGCCGTCCTGTCCGACGCGAGGGTGAACGAGGGCACCGAGTTCGGGCGAACCGTCGTCTACGAGACCGACGCCGAGCGCGACGCCTCGCCCGGCGGGTTCGAGCGGAACACGGAGTCGGCCGTCTGGACGTACCGCGAGATCCAGCGCGTCTTCGAGGACAACGCCAACCACAGTCGCCTCCTCGAGTACTTCCTCCGCGAGATGGACCTACGTCGTCGCGCCGCGTGGCGCGCCCGCGACGTCCTCTCCGTCCTGCGACTCGAGGGCTCCAGGCTCGTCATGCGGTACGGTATCAGTCCGTGGCGGCTCGTCGCGACGTCCGTCGTCGTCATCGTCGGGTCCGCGATGGTGTTCCCCCTGACCGGCGGTCTCGTCGAGACGGGCGACGGACGGCCGATCACGTACACGGTGTCGGATCCGACTTCGGCACCGCCGACGTGGATGGTGTTCGTGTTCCTGAAGAGCCTCTACTTCAGTGCGATCACGTTCGCGACGCTCGGCTACGGCGACGTCCAGCCCATCGGGTCGATCACGCGCGCCGTCGCCGCGATGGAGTCGCTCGCGGGGTCGGTGCTCCTCGCCCTGCTCGTGTTCGTGCTGACGTCGAGGATCAGGTAGATGCACGCGATTTCAGCCGGTCGCGTTCGCGGAGGTGGTTGGCCGTGAGCGACGACGGGCGAGCCGCGGCGACCGAGTCCGGCGACGAGTCCGCCGACGCGACGGACGTGCCCGTCGACGACCTCCTGAGCGGCCTCGGGGACGACCCGTCGACGGTGGCGTCGCTCGTCGGCGACCTCTACAGGGGCGAGATGGACCGGGCGGCGACGTGGCGGGCGCGACTCGACCAGACGACGAACTGGGGGGTCGTCGTCGCCGTCGCCATCCTCACGTGGGTGTTCTCCAACCCGGACAACCCGCACTACGTCCTCCTGATCGGGATGTTCGCGACGGCGACGTTCCTCCTCGTCGAAGCGCACCGGTTCCGCGAGTACGACGTCTGGCGAACGCGGGTCCGCGCGCTCCAGGAGACCGTCTTCTACGCGCTCTTCGCCGACGACTCGTCCGGCGACGGCGACTGGGAAGA
Above is a genomic segment from Halorubellus sp. JP-L1 containing:
- a CDS encoding pentapeptide repeat-containing protein, whose translation is MDAPRTRCGYEYDVSAVSGPGAASCWRPVWADHERCIWHANATDKTPAAFAEAHPVRGERLDGAILRGVSLPDVRWFADCSLVGADFTDAALPGACFDDADLRRADFRDADLHGATFVDANVEDALFVYADVRDAAFEGARLYRAVLSDARVNEGTEFGRTVVYETDAERDASPGGFERNTESAVWTYREIQRVFEDNANHSRLLEYFLREMDLRRRAAWRARDVLSVLRLEGSRLVMRYGISPWRLVATSVVVIVGSAMVFPLTGGLVETGDGRPITYTVSDPTSAPPTWMVFVFLKSLYFSAITFATLGYGDVQPIGSITRAVAAMESLAGSVLLALLVFVLTSRIR
- a CDS encoding DUF2270 domain-containing protein; this translates as MSDDGRAAATESGDESADATDVPVDDLLSGLGDDPSTVASLVGDLYRGEMDRAATWRARLDQTTNWGVVVAVAILTWVFSNPDNPHYVLLIGMFATATFLLVEAHRFREYDVWRTRVRALQETVFYALFADDSSGDGDWEETMREMLAEPAYTMSFWQAVAHRLRRVYLGLGALLLVSWIVRVTVYQPGRPLADAASIPGVSGTLIFAVVVACYALAVVVALLPLAYESGTTFRG